TCACCGGTCTCGTGCCAATCCCGCTGGGTGCCTTCCGGGTACGCCATCGCGTCCGGACTGTCGTGTTGCAACGCGGTCATCACCACGTCGGCGCGCGTGCCGAGGTGTTGCTTGGCCAGCGCGCTGAACACGCGCGCGATCGCGGCGAATGCGTCGAAATCCGAACGGGTTTCCCACGGCGGGTCGATCGCCGGACTGAACGCATGCACGTAGGGGTGCATATCCGTGCTCGACAGGTCGTGCTTCTCGTACCAGGTCGCGGCGGGCAGCACCACATCGGACACCAGTGTCGTCGACGTCATCCGGAAGTCGATGGACGTCATCAGGTCCAGCTTGCCCTCGGGCACGCCGGCGGCAGGAGCCTCGGCCTGCACGTTCGAGTCGGTGCCCAGCAGATGCCGCAGGAAGTACTCACCGCCCTTGCCTGATGAGCCGATCAGGTTGGCGCGCCACACGGTGAGCACCCGCGGCCAGTTGACCGGGTTGTCCGGATCGCTCACCGCCAGGTTCAACTTGCGCTCGCCCAGCTGTTCGGCGACGTAGTCGGCGATATCCCGTCCGGCCGCTCGCGCCTCGTCGGCGACATCGAGGCTGGACCGGTCGAACTGGGGGTAGAACGGGCTCCACCCCATCGCCGCGGCGGAGGTCAGCAGACCCATCGTGTGTTTGCCGTCGAACCGTCCGCGTCCGGCCGGGCTGGCCAACTTGTCGGCTCCGTAGTCGTCGTAGCGCCACTGGTCGGTGTGCGCGTACCAGTACGAGGCGCCGGGCACCTGCCGCGGCGGCCGCGCCCAATCGCTGGCGTTGGCCATGGTCTGCCACCCGCTCAGCGGACGCACCTTCTCCTGCCCGACGTAGTGTGCCCACCCTCCGCCGTTGCGGCCCATCGATCCGGTCAGCATCAACAGTGCCAGCACGGCGCGGTACATGACGTCGCTGTGGAACCAGTGGCAGATGCCTCCGCCCATGATCACCATCGAGCGTCCACCGGATTCCTCTGCGTTGCGGGCGAATTCCCGCGCCACGCGGATGGCCTGTGCGGCCGGGACCCCGGTGATCGGTTCCTGCCACGCTGGGGTGTTCTGCCGGCTGGGGTCGTCGTAGCCGGTCGGCCAGTCGCCGGGCAGCCCCTCGCGATACACGCTGTAATGAGCCAGCATCAGGTCGAACACCGTGCACACCAGATGCGTTCCCACCCGGCGCACCGGCACGCCCCGCTGCACCGTCTCACCGTGGCCGTCGACGGTGTCGAAGCTGGGCAGTTCGACCAGTGCGGCCCCATCGGGGCCTTCGACGCTCAGCGCCGGCACCAGCGGTCCCAGGTCCAGGTTCCACTTCCCGACACCGTCCTCGCCGAACCGGAAACCCAGTGAGCCGTGCGGTATCACGACGCGACCGGTGACCTCGTCCAGCAGCGCCGGTTTGAAGGCCGAGTTCTCCACCTCCTGGCCGATGTCGGCGGCAGTAAGGAACTTTCCCGGAACGAGCGCCTCGCCGCGTTGTTCCAGCTTGATCAGAAACGGCAGGTCGGTATAGCGCCGCACATAGTCGGTGAAGAACGGAACCTGTTGTTTCACATAGCATTCCGCGAGGATCACATGTCCCATCGCCATGGCCAGCGCCGCATCGGTGCCGGCGGCGCAGCGCATCCACTCGTCCGCGAACTTCGTGTTGTCCGCGTAGTCGGGACTGACCACCACCACCTTGGCTCCGCGGTAACGCGCCTCGGCCATCCAGTGCGCGTCGGGCGTGCGGGTGATCGGCACGTTGGAACCCCACATCACCAAATACGAAGCGTCCCACCAGTCTCCGGATTCCGGCACGTCGGTCTGGTCGCCGAAAACCTGCGGAGATGCCACCGGCAGGTCGGCGTACCAGTCGTAAAACGACGTCATCACGCCGCCGATCAACTCGACGAACCTGGATCCGGCGGCGTGGCTGACCATCGACATCGCCGGTATCGGCGTGAAACCGGCAACGCGGTCCGGGCCGTAGGTCTTGATCGTGTGGACGTGGGCGGCGGCGATCATCTCCGTCGCCTCGGCCCAGCTCACCCGGATCAAACCGCCCTTGCCCCTGGCTTGTTGATAGCGACGGCGCCGCTCGGCGTCGGCCTGGATGTCTGCCCACGCCAGTACCGGGTCACCGAGCCGGGCCTTGGCCTCGCGGAACATCTCCACCAGCACGCCCCTGGCGTAGGGATAGCGCACCCGCGTCGGCGAATAGCTGTACCAGGAGAAAGACGCGCCCCGGGGACACCCGCGCGGTTCGTATTCGGGACGGTCCGGACCCACGGACGGATAGTCGGTCTGCTGGGTCTCCCAGGTGATGATGCCGTCCTTGACGTAGATCTTCCAGGAACACGATCCGGTGCAGTTGACCCCGTGGGTGGACCGAACCACCTTGTCGTGGCTCCATCGATCGCGGTAGAAGACATCGCCTTCGCGGCCACCGCGCCGAGTGACGGTGCGCAGGTCTGCCGAGAATTCTCCGGGTGTGAAGAACCGGCCGCTGCGCTCCAGGAGTTCTTCGAGGTGCCCACCGATGCGTGGGGTGGCAGTCAAGGGTTTCAGGCCTCCTACTCACTCGCGGCGCGCGGCCGGGTGCGGTCCGACCGGTACGGCCGGCTAGTCCAAACCAGGGGTAGGTCAGGGTCCGTCAGTCCCAAGTTGACGTCGGCTACCTTCCGGGACCCTGTGCGTTGGCCGAAATGCGGCTGTGAGTAGCCATCAAGGTTGCTGTGCGTCGCGGCCGGCGTCAGCCGAAATCGCAAGCCTGATTTCCGCCCCGGCGTTTGGCCGCATACATGGCGCGGTCGGCAGCAGCAATCAGTTCGTCGAGTGACGCACCGCCGCCGGGGGCGCCCAGCGACCCCAGATCGGCACTGGCGGTACCGATGCTGGCCGTGATACCGGACGGGTGCTCGGCGATCGAACGACAGAGCGGCGGGGCAAGCGCTGCCACACCGTCGGGGGTGCAAGTGGCCGCGAGGAGAAACTCCTCGCCGCCGGCACGACAGATGATTGCCTCCGGCGGAGACTGATCGCGCAGGAGTTCGGCCACGGCCTGCAGCAGGCGATCGCCGGCGGCATGACCGTGAGTGTCGTTGATTTGCTTGAAGTTATCGAGATCGACCATCATGACCGCCAGACAAGTATGAGCGGCAGGGTGATTGACGAGACGCGCGGCGACAGCCTCGGCGAAGGCCCTCCGGTTCAACAGGCCGGTGAGCGGATCCTGCTGGGCGCGTTGCACGTATGACTCCACCGCCTGGGACATCCCCCAGATGATCAACGGCACCGAGAAGTTGGGGAAACAAATCAACCAGAACGCGGTGACCGCGGCGGTGGAATCGGATGCGCCGGCCAGACGCAGCATCGAGTCGGTGGCGGCGACCATTGCGACCAGACTGTTGAGCACCAGCAGCCGCAGGTTGTGGAACAGCGCGATGTAACCACCGGTGACGGCGAGCGCCGTGCAAGCCAGCGCAGCCAGGGTCGGATTGGGTTGAACCACACTCCAGCCGCCGGCGGACAGCATGCCCGTGACCGCGGCGAACTGCGATTGACGCCGAGTCGGCCAGTGCGTGAGCCAGAAGTAGGTTGACCCGATACTGAAGACGACCGCCACCGCGCTGATGATCCAGGCGACTGCGCTCGGCCGGCGCTGGGTGGCCAAGACGCTGAGCGGCACCCAGGCGGCCGAAGCGGACACGATCGCCAGGATCATCTGGGCCGATCGCATCAGCTTGCGCTGACGCAAAAATGTTGTGACCCAATCGAAATGATCAGGCCGGCGCCACCAGAGCGGCAGTCGCAGGATCATCGCGCCCGATGGTTGGTCATAGCGCTTCCGCCAGAGCATCGAGCCAGGCACGATCGGCCGGCACCCAGTCGACGTCGCCGAGCTCGTCGGCAGTCACCCAGCGCAGCGCCTGATGATCGCGGGGGTGCGGGTCGCCGCTCACCAGGCGCACCCGGTAAGCCCGCAGGGTCATCGCCTCGTTCAGCGCGACATCACCCCCCAGGCGTTCGCCGACGG
This genomic stretch from Mycobacterium paragordonae harbors:
- a CDS encoding nitrate reductase subunit alpha; protein product: MTATPRIGGHLEELLERSGRFFTPGEFSADLRTVTRRGGREGDVFYRDRWSHDKVVRSTHGVNCTGSCSWKIYVKDGIITWETQQTDYPSVGPDRPEYEPRGCPRGASFSWYSYSPTRVRYPYARGVLVEMFREAKARLGDPVLAWADIQADAERRRRYQQARGKGGLIRVSWAEATEMIAAAHVHTIKTYGPDRVAGFTPIPAMSMVSHAAGSRFVELIGGVMTSFYDWYADLPVASPQVFGDQTDVPESGDWWDASYLVMWGSNVPITRTPDAHWMAEARYRGAKVVVVSPDYADNTKFADEWMRCAAGTDAALAMAMGHVILAECYVKQQVPFFTDYVRRYTDLPFLIKLEQRGEALVPGKFLTAADIGQEVENSAFKPALLDEVTGRVVIPHGSLGFRFGEDGVGKWNLDLGPLVPALSVEGPDGAALVELPSFDTVDGHGETVQRGVPVRRVGTHLVCTVFDLMLAHYSVYREGLPGDWPTGYDDPSRQNTPAWQEPITGVPAAQAIRVAREFARNAEESGGRSMVIMGGGICHWFHSDVMYRAVLALLMLTGSMGRNGGGWAHYVGQEKVRPLSGWQTMANASDWARPPRQVPGASYWYAHTDQWRYDDYGADKLASPAGRGRFDGKHTMGLLTSAAAMGWSPFYPQFDRSSLDVADEARAAGRDIADYVAEQLGERKLNLAVSDPDNPVNWPRVLTVWRANLIGSSGKGGEYFLRHLLGTDSNVQAEAPAAGVPEGKLDLMTSIDFRMTSTTLVSDVVLPAATWYEKHDLSSTDMHPYVHAFSPAIDPPWETRSDFDAFAAIARVFSALAKQHLGTRADVVMTALQHDSPDAMAYPEGTQRDWHETGETPVPGATMGKLTVVERDYGATYDKWVTLGPLVDTFGITVKGNTVHPVREISELAARFGVMNSGVAVGRPAITTARAMADTILALSGTCNGRLAVEGFLELEKRTGQRLAHLAEGSEEKRITYADTQARPVPVITSPEWSGSETGGRRYAPFTINIENLKPFHTLTGRMHFYLAHDWVEELGEQLPVYRPPLDMARLFHQPRLGPGGDGIGLTVRYLTPHSKWSFHSTYQDNLYMLSLSRGGPTMWMSPGDAAKIQVHDNDWVEAVNANGIYVCRAIVSHRMPDGVVFVYHVQERTVDTPRTETNNKRGGNHNALTRVRIKPSHLAGGYGQHTFGFNYLGPTGNQRDEVTVVRRRSQEVAY
- a CDS encoding GGDEF domain-containing protein, translated to MLSAGGWSVVQPNPTLAALACTALAVTGGYIALFHNLRLLVLNSLVAMVAATDSMLRLAGASDSTAAVTAFWLICFPNFSVPLIIWGMSQAVESYVQRAQQDPLTGLLNRRAFAEAVAARLVNHPAAHTCLAVMMVDLDNFKQINDTHGHAAGDRLLQAVAELLRDQSPPEAIICRAGGEEFLLAATCTPDGVAALAPPLCRSIAEHPSGITASIGTASADLGSLGAPGGGASLDELIAAADRAMYAAKRRGGNQACDFG
- a CDS encoding (deoxy)nucleoside triphosphate pyrophosphohydrolase: MPTQIVVAGAVINGGAVLVAQRLRPPDLAGRWELPGGKVADGETEAVALARELAEELGIDVAVGERLGGDVALNEAMTLRAYRVRLVSGDPHPRDHQALRWVTADELGDVDWVPADRAWLDALAEAL